A part of Streptomyces sp. NBC_01235 genomic DNA contains:
- a CDS encoding NADP-dependent oxidoreductase, producing the protein MTNPTTGLEVRLRSRPAGLPGPDDFDLVEAPVPAPAPGQVLVRNLFMSLDPAMVLLASGEPGLPMPRYELGEVLHGDAVGEVTVSADPSLAEGDLVVHRLGWREYAVAPAGALRRVDRAAYPSPSLHLGFGLVAYVGLMEVAQLRPGDTVFVSSAAGATGSMAGQIARLKGAVRVIGSAGTREKVAHLTGRLGFDAAFDHHDGPVVDRLREAAPDGIDVYFDNVGGEQLRAAVEVMNPHGRIAVCGALNRQSGGRPDTGPGDLLPLLTKRLTLRGFTLSDHLDRAAEFGEQFRGWLRDGAIRYDETVIDGLAHAPRALLDLVRGAHTGKTVVRLGS; encoded by the coding sequence ATGACGAACCCCACCACGGGCCTGGAGGTCCGCCTCCGCTCCCGGCCCGCAGGACTCCCCGGCCCCGACGACTTCGACCTCGTCGAGGCGCCCGTCCCGGCTCCGGCCCCCGGGCAGGTCCTCGTACGCAACCTGTTCATGTCTCTCGACCCCGCCATGGTCCTGCTGGCGTCCGGCGAACCCGGACTTCCCATGCCACGTTACGAACTCGGCGAGGTCCTCCACGGCGACGCCGTCGGCGAGGTGACCGTCTCGGCGGATCCCTCGCTCGCCGAAGGCGATCTGGTGGTGCACCGGTTGGGGTGGCGGGAGTACGCCGTCGCTCCGGCCGGGGCGCTGCGCAGGGTCGACCGGGCCGCCTACCCGAGCCCTTCCCTGCACCTGGGCTTCGGCCTGGTCGCCTACGTCGGACTCATGGAGGTGGCACAACTCCGTCCGGGCGACACGGTGTTCGTCTCCAGCGCCGCCGGGGCGACCGGAAGCATGGCCGGCCAGATCGCCCGGCTCAAAGGCGCGGTGCGGGTGATCGGCAGCGCCGGCACGCGGGAGAAGGTCGCCCATCTGACGGGGAGGCTCGGTTTTGACGCGGCCTTCGACCACCACGACGGTCCCGTCGTCGACCGGCTGCGCGAGGCCGCTCCCGACGGCATCGACGTGTACTTCGACAACGTGGGCGGTGAGCAACTGCGCGCCGCCGTCGAGGTGATGAACCCGCACGGCCGTATCGCGGTCTGCGGCGCCCTGAACCGGCAGAGCGGCGGCCGGCCCGACACCGGCCCCGGCGATCTGCTGCCCCTGCTCACCAAACGCCTCACCCTGCGCGGATTCACCCTCTCCGACCACCTCGACAGGGCCGCCGAGTTCGGCGAGCAATTCCGCGGCTGGCTGCGCGACGGAGCCATCCGCTACGACGAGACGGTGATCGACGGCCTCGCCCACGCCCCGCGGGCCCTCCTCGATCTCGTCCGCGGCGCGCACACCGGGAAGACCGTGGTACGGCTGGGGAGTTGA
- the tkt gene encoding transketolase encodes MSTQTPNSFEWTETDRRAVDTARLLAADAVQQVGNGHPGTAMSLAPVAYTIFQKVMRHDPADPEWTGRDRFVLSPGHTSLTLYTQLFLSGYELELDDLRSFRTHGSKTPGHPEYGHTAGVETTTGPLGQGVANAVGMAMAARYERGLFDPDAPEGESPFDHTVWAIVSDGDLEEGVSAEASSLAGHQRLGNLVFVYDDNHISIEGDTVTAFSEDVLKRYEAYGWHTQRVEPAEDGDVDVSALYAALKAAQAETGRPSIISLRTIIAWPAPNAQNTEASHGSALGADEVAATKRVLGFDPERTFEVTDEVLAHTRAALDRGAEAHAAWDKQLDKWRGADPERAKLFDRVVAGQLPEGWEDALPVFEPGKSVATRAASGKVLQSLGAVIPELWGGSADLAGSNNTTIDKTSSFLPEGNSLPEANPYGRTVHFGIREFSMAAEMNGIALHGNTRIYGGTFLVFSDYMRNAVRMSALMQLPVTYVWTHDSVGLGEDGPTHQPVEHLASLRAIPGLNIVRPADANETAIAWAEILERHATHPAPHGLALTRQGVPTYAPNPDAAKGGYVLQDSSSEVPDVVLIATGSEVQLAVAAREALEAEGIGTRVVSMPSVEWFEEQPREYRDRVLPPSVKARVAVEAGIGLTWHRFVQDAGRIVSLEHFGASADANTLFAEYGFTPENVAAAARESVAAARG; translated from the coding sequence ATGAGCACGCAGACACCGAACAGCTTCGAGTGGACCGAAACCGACCGACGTGCCGTCGACACCGCGCGTCTACTCGCGGCGGATGCCGTGCAGCAGGTGGGTAACGGCCACCCCGGAACCGCCATGAGCCTGGCCCCGGTCGCGTACACGATCTTTCAGAAAGTGATGCGTCACGATCCGGCGGACCCCGAGTGGACCGGCCGCGACCGCTTCGTCCTGTCCCCCGGACACACCTCGCTGACCCTCTACACCCAGCTCTTCCTCTCCGGCTACGAACTGGAGCTGGACGACCTCAGGAGCTTCCGTACGCACGGCTCGAAGACGCCGGGCCACCCCGAGTACGGGCACACCGCCGGTGTCGAGACGACGACGGGCCCGCTGGGCCAGGGTGTCGCCAACGCCGTCGGCATGGCGATGGCCGCCCGCTACGAGCGCGGTCTGTTCGACCCGGACGCCCCAGAGGGCGAGTCGCCCTTCGACCACACGGTCTGGGCGATCGTCTCCGACGGGGACCTGGAGGAGGGCGTCTCCGCCGAGGCCTCCTCGCTGGCGGGCCACCAGAGGCTCGGCAACCTGGTCTTCGTCTACGACGACAACCACATCTCCATCGAGGGCGACACCGTCACCGCGTTCTCCGAGGACGTACTGAAGCGGTACGAGGCCTACGGCTGGCACACCCAGCGTGTGGAACCCGCAGAAGACGGTGACGTCGACGTTTCCGCCCTGTACGCGGCCCTGAAGGCGGCCCAGGCCGAGACCGGGCGCCCCTCGATCATCTCGCTGCGTACGATCATCGCCTGGCCCGCGCCGAACGCCCAGAACACCGAGGCCTCCCACGGCTCCGCCCTCGGCGCGGACGAGGTCGCCGCCACCAAGCGCGTCCTCGGCTTCGACCCGGAGCGGACCTTCGAGGTCACCGACGAGGTCCTCGCCCATACCCGCGCCGCCCTCGACCGGGGCGCCGAGGCCCACGCGGCCTGGGACAAGCAGCTCGACAAGTGGCGCGGTGCCGACCCGGAGCGGGCGAAGCTGTTCGACCGGGTCGTCGCGGGTCAGCTCCCCGAGGGGTGGGAGGACGCGCTGCCGGTCTTCGAGCCCGGCAAGTCCGTCGCCACGCGCGCCGCGTCCGGCAAGGTGCTCCAGTCGCTCGGCGCGGTGATCCCGGAGCTGTGGGGCGGCTCCGCCGACCTCGCCGGCTCCAACAACACCACCATCGACAAGACGTCCTCCTTCCTCCCCGAGGGCAACTCTCTTCCCGAGGCGAACCCGTACGGCCGTACGGTCCACTTCGGGATCCGCGAGTTCTCGATGGCCGCGGAGATGAACGGCATCGCGCTGCACGGCAACACCCGTATCTACGGCGGCACTTTCCTGGTGTTCTCCGACTACATGCGCAACGCGGTGCGGATGTCGGCGCTGATGCAGCTGCCGGTGACGTACGTGTGGACGCACGACTCCGTCGGCCTCGGCGAGGACGGCCCCACCCACCAGCCCGTCGAGCACCTCGCCTCGCTGCGCGCCATCCCCGGCCTGAACATCGTCCGTCCCGCCGACGCCAACGAGACCGCGATCGCCTGGGCCGAGATCCTCGAGCGGCACGCCACCCACCCGGCGCCGCACGGCCTGGCCCTCACCCGCCAGGGCGTCCCGACCTACGCACCGAACCCGGACGCGGCGAAGGGCGGTTACGTGCTCCAGGACTCCTCTTCCGAAGTACCGGACGTGGTGCTCATCGCCACCGGCTCCGAGGTGCAGCTCGCCGTCGCCGCGCGTGAGGCGCTCGAGGCCGAGGGGATCGGCACCCGGGTGGTGTCGATGCCGTCCGTGGAGTGGTTCGAGGAGCAGCCGCGCGAGTACCGCGACCGGGTGCTGCCGCCGTCGGTGAAGGCCCGTGTCGCGGTCGAGGCGGGCATCGGTCTGACCTGGCACCGCTTCGTGCAGGACGCGGGACGCATCGTCTCCCTCGAGCACTTCGGTGCCTCCGCCGACGCGAACACCCTGTTCGCCGAGTACGGCTTCACCCCCGAGAACGTCGCCGCCGCAGCCCGGGAATCCGTGGCCGCAGCGCGTGGTTGA
- a CDS encoding substrate-binding domain-containing protein, with the protein MNLLVQASGTLCERHPEADVRISEFHGGEAQRPLPRGGVDVMDAGRPVDGPGVGVGPVLSSEQRVPAVATRHPLAVGGSARPEDLTDVRLLDTPALPARWVLDRAPRTTPSRRPIERGPQVRSVTEALALIAEGAGAFPFSHQVNLFNRHPVIAYLPVVDAPADRGLVWPTGGESPLLHAFVEAVHERTAKISGPARPAARRERP; encoded by the coding sequence ATGAACCTGCTCGTGCAGGCCTCGGGCACCTTGTGCGAGCGCCACCCCGAAGCCGACGTCCGGATCAGCGAGTTCCACGGCGGTGAGGCCCAACGGCCTTTGCCGCGGGGCGGGGTCGACGTCATGGACGCCGGCCGTCCCGTGGACGGGCCCGGTGTCGGCGTCGGGCCGGTCCTGTCGAGCGAGCAGCGGGTGCCGGCGGTCGCCACCCGGCACCCGCTCGCCGTCGGTGGCAGCGCCCGTCCGGAGGACCTGACCGACGTGCGCCTGCTGGACACTCCCGCCCTGCCCGCCCGCTGGGTGCTCGATCGCGCGCCTCGCACCACGCCGAGCCGGCGGCCGATCGAGCGGGGCCCGCAGGTCCGTTCGGTCACCGAGGCGCTCGCCCTCATCGCCGAAGGCGCGGGCGCCTTCCCTTTCAGCCACCAGGTGAACCTGTTCAACCGGCACCCCGTCATCGCCTACCTGCCCGTGGTCGACGCCCCCGCCGACCGGGGACTCGTCTGGCCCACCGGCGGCGAGAGTCCCCTCCTTCACGCGTTCGTCGAGGCGGTGCACGAGCGGACCGCGAAGATCAGCGGTCCCGCGCGTCCGGCCGCCCGGCGGGAGCGCCCGTGA
- a CDS encoding SDR family oxidoreductase, giving the protein MRVFITGATGFIGSAVVQELIDAGHQVVGVARSDAGAAFLTSAGAEVHRGDLRDPDGLRRGAATADGVIHLAFQHDFANFEASARTERRAIEMLGEELAGSDRPFVVTSGTAGLPPGRVSTEDDGFVADSPAAARMPNEAAALAFAERGVRVSAVRLAPSVHGVGDHGFVPRLIDLARERGVSAYVGDGADRWPAVHRLDAARLYRLALESAAAGTRLHGVDDEGVPFRDIAAVIGAHLDLPVTAIPAAEAEAHFGWLGILVGRDIPASSTQTRKLLGWQPEQPSLIADLDEGHYFGQGAAQA; this is encoded by the coding sequence GTGCGCGTGTTCATCACCGGCGCGACCGGGTTCATCGGTTCCGCCGTCGTCCAGGAGCTCATCGACGCCGGACACCAGGTCGTGGGCGTCGCCCGTTCGGACGCGGGCGCCGCGTTCCTCACCTCCGCCGGGGCCGAGGTGCACCGCGGTGATCTCCGCGACCCCGACGGGCTGCGCAGGGGTGCGGCCACCGCCGACGGTGTCATCCACCTGGCCTTCCAGCACGACTTCGCGAACTTCGAGGCCTCCGCCCGCACGGAGCGGCGGGCCATCGAGATGCTGGGCGAGGAACTCGCGGGCTCCGACCGGCCGTTCGTCGTCACCTCCGGCACCGCGGGCCTGCCTCCGGGCCGGGTGAGCACCGAGGACGACGGGTTCGTCGCCGACTCGCCCGCGGCGGCGCGGATGCCCAACGAGGCGGCGGCTCTCGCGTTCGCCGAGCGGGGCGTCCGCGTCTCGGCGGTCCGCCTCGCACCCTCGGTGCACGGCGTCGGCGACCACGGCTTCGTGCCGCGGCTGATCGACCTCGCCCGCGAACGGGGCGTCTCGGCATACGTCGGAGACGGCGCCGACCGCTGGCCCGCCGTGCACCGGCTCGACGCGGCCCGGCTGTACCGTCTCGCCCTGGAGTCGGCCGCGGCGGGCACCCGGCTGCACGGCGTCGACGACGAGGGTGTGCCGTTCCGCGACATCGCCGCCGTCATCGGCGCTCACCTGGACCTGCCGGTCACCGCGATCCCCGCCGCCGAGGCGGAGGCCCACTTCGGCTGGCTGGGCATCCTCGTCGGCCGCGACATCCCCGCCTCCAGCACCCAGACGCGCAAGCTGCTGGGCTGGCAGCCCGAACAGCCCTCCCTCATCGCCGACTTGGACGAGGGGCACTACTTCGGGCAAGGGGCCGCCCAGGCCTGA
- a CDS encoding helix-turn-helix domain-containing protein, with product MADRTIQDGDDDGGVDGIRTFPFPVELSVGGVGMRVGPMGADRTWHAETVPLERVHRIDFHVVMLFGDGPVRHMIDFAEYEAAAGDVLWIRPGQVHRFSKSSEYRGTVLAMQPGFLPRATVEATGLYRYDLPPLLRPDERELTGLRAALTYLQGEYDDGGADGTLPVSLHTAVLRHSLTAFLLRLGHLAASGAEAARRQADTTFTLFRDAVEKDFATNHSVSAYADALGYSRRTLVRAVRSATGETPKGFIDKRVVLEAKRLLAHTDLPIGRVGAAVGFPDPANFSKFFQLHTGHTPVAFRAELR from the coding sequence ATGGCGGACAGAACCATCCAAGACGGGGACGACGACGGCGGCGTTGACGGGATCAGAACGTTCCCCTTCCCGGTGGAGCTGAGCGTCGGCGGCGTCGGCATGCGGGTGGGCCCCATGGGCGCCGACCGCACCTGGCACGCCGAGACCGTGCCGCTGGAGCGCGTGCACCGCATCGACTTCCACGTGGTGATGCTCTTCGGCGACGGCCCCGTCCGCCACATGATCGACTTCGCCGAGTACGAGGCGGCCGCCGGCGACGTGCTGTGGATCCGCCCGGGCCAGGTGCACCGTTTCTCGAAGTCGAGCGAGTACCGCGGAACGGTCCTGGCCATGCAGCCCGGTTTTCTGCCCCGTGCCACCGTCGAGGCCACCGGCCTGTACCGCTACGACCTGCCGCCGCTGCTGCGACCGGACGAGCGGGAGCTCACGGGCCTGCGCGCGGCTCTGACGTATCTGCAAGGGGAGTACGACGACGGTGGCGCCGACGGCACCCTGCCCGTGAGTCTGCACACGGCGGTGCTGCGGCACTCGCTGACCGCGTTCCTGCTGCGCCTGGGGCATCTCGCGGCGAGCGGCGCGGAGGCGGCGCGGCGCCAGGCCGACACCACCTTCACGCTCTTCCGGGACGCCGTCGAGAAGGACTTCGCCACCAACCACAGCGTCAGCGCCTACGCCGACGCCCTCGGCTACTCCCGCCGCACCCTCGTGCGCGCGGTCCGCTCGGCCACCGGCGAGACGCCCAAGGGCTTCATCGACAAGCGGGTCGTCCTGGAGGCGAAGCGGCTCCTGGCCCACACGGACCTGCCGATCGGCCGGGTCGGCGCGGCGGTGGGCTTCCCCGACCCGGCGAACTTCTCCAAGTTCTTCCAACTGCACACGGGGCACACCCCGGTGGCCTTCCGCGCGGAACTGCGCTGA
- a CDS encoding LysR family transcriptional regulator: MPDPAPDFGPAPDSDRAPGSGPDLGPGSGPTPVADLDLRLVRYFTAVAEHGHFGRAALALHVTQPSLSRQVRRLEQHLGARLLDRTPRGTQLTAAGEVFLPHAKALLRSAAEATVRARAAAEPSRFTVGYVTATIVTPAVRELRRRHPDADVRTLHLDWHELSRALLDHRVDAMVARLPFPTEGLHVTVLYDEPRVLVVPLDHRLAGKESVTVDDLAGEPMPRVRGSDPAWSAFWRLEPRPDGLPVPDGPYVDEVEDKFELVAAGQTVAVSAAAPGFVLRPDLTSVPLEGVEPSHVVLATRAGDRGRLVTSFRKAARTHLTGAPAGRPDARDR, encoded by the coding sequence ATGCCCGACCCCGCCCCGGACTTCGGCCCCGCTCCGGACTCCGACCGCGCCCCCGGCTCCGGACCGGACCTCGGCCCCGGTTCCGGTCCCACCCCTGTGGCCGACCTCGACCTGCGGCTGGTGCGGTACTTCACCGCCGTCGCCGAGCACGGGCACTTCGGTCGCGCCGCCCTCGCCCTGCATGTCACCCAGCCGTCCCTGAGCCGCCAAGTACGCCGCCTGGAACAGCACTTGGGGGCGCGGCTCCTGGACCGCACCCCGCGCGGCACCCAGCTCACCGCGGCGGGCGAGGTCTTCCTGCCGCACGCCAAAGCCCTGCTGCGCTCGGCAGCCGAGGCCACCGTCCGGGCCCGGGCCGCCGCCGAGCCCAGCCGGTTCACCGTCGGCTACGTCACGGCCACCATCGTCACCCCGGCCGTACGCGAGCTGCGCCGCAGGCACCCCGACGCCGACGTCCGCACCCTCCACCTGGACTGGCACGAACTGTCCCGGGCCCTCCTCGACCACCGGGTGGACGCCATGGTGGCCCGGCTCCCCTTCCCGACGGAGGGGCTGCACGTCACTGTCCTCTACGACGAACCCCGCGTACTGGTCGTCCCCCTCGACCACCGGCTGGCCGGCAAGGAGTCCGTCACCGTCGACGACCTCGCCGGCGAACCCATGCCCCGGGTACGGGGATCCGACCCCGCCTGGAGCGCGTTCTGGCGCCTCGAACCACGCCCCGACGGACTGCCGGTGCCGGACGGGCCGTACGTGGACGAGGTCGAGGACAAGTTCGAACTCGTCGCGGCGGGACAGACGGTGGCCGTGTCCGCCGCCGCCCCCGGGTTCGTCCTGCGCCCCGACCTCACCAGCGTTCCCCTCGAAGGCGTCGAGCCGAGCCATGTCGTCCTGGCGACCCGCGCCGGCGACCGCGGCCGCCTGGTGACCTCCTTCCGCAAGGCGGCCCGGACCCACCTCACGGGCGCTCCCGCCGGGCGGCCGGACGCGCGGGACCGCTGA
- a CDS encoding MerR family transcriptional regulator, whose product MMLIGDLAARTGTTTRALRYYEEQGLLESERTAAGYRVYGPAAVTRVRNVRDLLASGFTVENVKSFVRYLDSDLPEVFAYSDACAANYAVGAQRVAELQERIEALTRMRDTLVGRMPWLGGERVAS is encoded by the coding sequence ATGATGCTGATCGGAGACCTCGCCGCCCGCACCGGGACGACGACCCGTGCCCTGCGCTACTACGAGGAGCAGGGGCTGCTGGAGTCCGAGCGGACCGCGGCCGGCTACCGGGTGTACGGGCCGGCCGCGGTGACCCGGGTCCGCAATGTCCGCGACCTGCTCGCCTCCGGGTTCACGGTGGAGAACGTCAAGTCCTTCGTCCGCTACCTCGACAGCGATCTGCCCGAGGTGTTCGCCTACTCGGACGCGTGCGCCGCCAACTACGCCGTGGGCGCTCAGCGGGTCGCCGAACTCCAGGAACGTATCGAGGCGTTGACCCGGATGCGGGACACGCTCGTGGGGCGGATGCCGTGGCTGGGCGGCGAGCGGGTCGCGTCGTGA
- a CDS encoding helix-turn-helix domain-containing protein: MEAFPVLAQDLHFGRAAQRRGVSQQLISRLIQGMERRIGGVLVERTSRRVALADLGRTPHADLLPHHRRVRDGLARAAATARGTTGHPAGRGDRAAVDEPARAGLGHLVRAPPRSRRPDQRVPRR; encoded by the coding sequence ATCGAGGCGTTCCCGGTCCTGGCGCAGGACCTGCACTTCGGTCGGGCCGCACAGCGGCGCGGGGTGTCACAGCAGCTCATCAGCCGGCTCATCCAGGGCATGGAACGCCGGATCGGCGGCGTCCTGGTCGAGCGGACGAGCCGGCGCGTGGCCCTGGCCGACCTCGGGCGCACGCCGCACGCCGACCTGCTCCCCCACCACCGGCGCGTCCGCGACGGGCTCGCCCGCGCAGCCGCGACCGCCCGCGGCACCACCGGGCACCCCGCGGGTCGGGGCGATCGGGCCGCTGTGGATGAACCTGCTCGTGCAGGCCTCGGGCACCTTGTGCGAGCGCCACCCCGAAGCCGACGTCCGGATCAGCGAGTTCCACGGCGGTGA